From the Plasmodium brasilianum strain Bolivian I chromosome 7, whole genome shotgun sequence genome, the window ACATATAATGGCGCATAgattaaatatgaaaaatgttctttttcctttttttttcattaacaaGCAACGaatttgaattatataaGATCCTCTGTTACAAAAAGGAACTCTTACAAGTTAACTCTTTTTTGAAAGAGCACTTTgtgcatattaaaaaatatacataaaaatgtatacataaatatattcatataaatatgtacaaaaatatattcgcataaatatgtacaaaaatatattcgcataaatatgaacaaaaatatattcgcataaatatgaacaaaaatatattcacatatacatattcataaaaatatgcttatatatacacagaACAAACACACAACGGACTATATATTATGCATTTATTGGCCAGATAATTAATATCAGTTCTTTTAACTATTTGCGGAGGTGTACCAATATGCATTCCATCAATTTGTGTTACCGTTAAATTTTTGTGTTGTTATAACTGCGttaaggtaaaaaaatattttttttttttttttttttttttttgatacatGTTTTATAACCTTGTATGAATAATTGAAAATTGTTTGGTGTAGTTTACACGAGGGTAAAAAGTTGTACTGTTATATATGCAGGGAGAAGggaaaatatgttatataatatatatttgtataccCATACtcacatacaaacatacaaatACCTACACACACGTACAcccacacatatatacatacatacatacgtacatacatacatacatacgtacatacatacatacatacatacttgtacatataaatgctTAACTAAATGGGGGCATATTAAATCCATGTGGAAAATGCAATGACTATATACCTAAGTGCAAAACTTTGAAAAATGAGAAGTTCGAAATTGAGCGGGTCAAATAACGAGTGTTTACATTTgacatttcaaaaaaatgtatgtgcAACTTATAAAATGGAACAAAATTGTTttcttgaattttttttctttttttttcttttttttttttttcgtgtgTTTTGCGTTTAAACTTTGCTATAATTTGCCCTTTTACATTAAAAGATATTTCAAAAGAGCAGTTACTAACCCATGttttatgtatgcatatataaatacataaatataattacgtacatacatgcatatataaacataaatacgaacacacatatgtatatataatacgtacgtatatatatatatatatatatatatatatatatatactatatatgcacacatatatatatacatacgaacataataaaatgggCAAAATTTTGACTCTTTAAACATCTTACACGTTTTACCTGTcctgttaatatatatacatataataattgtatttaCGTGTTTACTTATTcttatgttataaaaaataggtaataaatatatttgtaactTACCTTTCtcgtttttttaaattttcaatgGCTACtcttgttttttattttaccttattaaaaagattaaaaaaaaaaaagtaaacgtGTAAGTATACAAGTAAGTAAACGTGTAAGTAAACGTGTAAGTATACAAGTAAACGTGTAAGTATACAAGTAAACGTGTAAGTATACAAGTAAACGTGTAAGTATACAAGTAAGTAAACGTGTAAGTATACAAGTAAGTAAACGTGTAAGTATACAAGTAAGTAAACGTGTAAGTATACAAGTAAACGTGTAAGTATACAAGTAAACGTGTAAGTATACAAGTAAACGTGTAAGTATACAAGTAAACGTGTAAGTATACATGTAAGTATACGTGTAAGTATACGTGTAAGTATACATGTAAGTATACGTGTAAGTATACGTGTGGCccttaattataattatgtcCATAAATTATTCGCTTGAAATGTATGCAGTTGTAGCGTTATgcgtacacatataaatatatgcacatacatatatgcacatacatatatgcactacatatatgcacatattttatttttatttatttctcttttaacATTTACGCATTATTTGCATTgctcttaatatttttctgctaatttttgtttaattattaCACTATAATAAATGAAGTTTTTGCGAGCATAATTATcaatcaattttttttagtgtTACATAAATAGTAGTCTCTTTTTGTCATTCATTTGTTCGTTAATTCGTTCGTTTACTtgtttgcttatttttttgtttacttttttgttcattttttcttttcacatAGTTCCTTTCACCTCTTACCTTTCCTTAcgtttttttactttttttttttgtttttcttttcgtCTGCTTCCTTTGCAACTGTCAATATATTTTCCCATTGTAGagattcaaaaaaatttgagcgaacattttccttttctctcttttttgttttttcccttttttcattatttttcattcttcatataaaaaaaaaattatttaactttctttttattctgaAATGCAATGTGCTAtgtactatttattttttatgggTATCCATGGGGAATGTATACAAATACACCTATGTACGCTTACACGtaaatgtacgtatgtacatgtatgaatatatatatgtacatgtgcacGCGCAAACAAGTAATTGGACATAAGGATACGTACGTATGTTCATTGAAGAATGtacagatatatacatatatatatgcatatataccagtatgcatatatacctgtatgcatatatacctgtatgcatatatacccgtatacatatatacccgtatacatatatacctgtatgcatatatacctgtatgcatttataaatacatacatacatatacacatatacacatatatattatgtgccaaacgtttatacatacatatgtacgcgCATAGGCTCATgcacaataataaatatacgctctgtgaaaaaaaagaatacattcgtaaataaaataaagttaaaGCTGTACTTTTCAAGGAACAAAATTAACAGTTAGAATTTTTAAAGACCATAATTAAGTtcacaatatatattaattatttacctATGCTATCCTATCCTACGCTATcctatctttttttattttttttatttttattttttatttttattttattttatttttttttattttttttatttttttttatttttatttttttttttatttttttttatttttattttttttaaactggAAAAATTGTTACACCTCATTTTGttgatttaataaaataatttcatagCGATTATTTTGTGAATTCAACCTTCTCCGTTTTAGTTCATTTCATTTATGAATTCGTCATCATATAACCAGCACATATCAGTACATAAGCTCATGAGCCTATGAGCTCATCAATTCGATAACTTCTCAATTTGTAATTTTCGCATTTTATGAActtgtcatttttttttatcttctcACTTTTTGAACGTTTCTTTGTACTGAATTACCACTTCGTCAGCTTCGTAACGTGGGTATTTGTTATCTTGTGTAATCTcatgatttttatttatttttttttttttttgttgtaccTTCCATTGATCGCTGATTATGTGCGGTGAATTCCATCGACCCGTTTCGAAGCTGCTAAACTGCCGAACGACTTAAGGaacaaaaagagaaaaaaaaaagaagagaaaaaagaataagaagaataattagaaaaataagaaaaaaaagaaaaaagagaataagaaaaataggGAATAACAAGCAAAATagggaaaaaaacaaaatataacaataataataatagtagtagtaataataataataataataataatagtagtaataatagtaataataataatagtagtagtagtaataataataataataataataatagtagtagtaataataataataataatagtagtagtaataataataataataatagtagcagtaataataataataatagaaataatagtaataatagtaataataatagaaataatagtattaatagtaataataagaagaagaaaaagaagaataggaaaaacaaagaatAGTATGATAAATAAGAGTAAtaggaaaaataagaaaaagaacatGTTTTAGTTTATCCCCTTCTCCTGCTCCATGCATACATTACTATGCGTTAAACACCGTTCCTTATGTAGCTGTATTCATGTTATACTTTATACGATGAAAACACCTGAATTTAGCTTAGATTCATTAAAAAAgcagaggaaaaaaaagaaaaggcgCTTCAATTATGAAAACTTTAGTgcacattattttttaaaattacctatattcatcattttgatgattgtattttttttaaatacatttatttatttgttaataagatttctgatttttttttttgaaaatgcTTCCTTTTTTATCATGACTCAGTATATAGACCTGCGCAGGTGCATTACAAGGAAAAGAAGTACGAGAGGAAAGAGTGGACCAAAGCAAACAGGTAGACGGAGTAGGAAAAGAGTTAACTATCTCAGGAGTAAGATCGATGAAAATGGTAAAGAAGAAGGAGAAATGGAAGCAGATATCGATGCAGATGTCCAAGAAGAATTTGAAGAAGTTGATGAAGAAGTCGAAGAGGAAGTCGAAGTAGAAGTAGACACAGAAGAGGAATACCATGAAAAGAGCgaaagtatttataaaatagatCGCCTTATGCGCACTTGCAATAGCTACAGCGATTATGTCAAATACGCATATCAAATGGACATATTGACGGGAAAAACTATACATATCAATGAGAACTatgattatataaacatatatgatgttaatttattaaaaaaaatatcacagagtattaaaaaaaatttattaaataatgatgTATTACTACTTGTAGaggatataaaaatagcTACATCCCCTAGAATTAAAGGAATATTTCAAGAAAAGTATTATTGTAAAACTTATTCAACACCTCATATAATTGTAActgattttattaataatattatgattggattaaattatatagaaaattatgttaaggagaaaaaagaaaaaaataataattatttatactgTGATgagtatttattaataaaaaaatatttcgaGGATATATTTAGACAATGGGGGAATACAGCTTTGTTCCTGAGTGGTGGGGCTATTTTAGGTTTACATCATTTTGGCGTTTTAGAAGTATTCTTGAAATCTTCTATAAATATAGACTATTTTAATGATTTTACAAAGGGtgttttaaaagaaaagagaaacaatactacaaatgaaaataataaaaaaagtagtaaTAGTACTGGTACTGGTAGTAGTTGTTATTGCAGCAGCAGGAAGAATGCCGGTAGTAAGAGCAATCAAGGGAAGCATACACGCGAGAAGGGAAGTAAAATTAACGACAAGAAGAGCAAACTGTACATGAGAAAGATGCATtcaaaaaaatgtgaaatgAAGAGTAGTGGTTGCGCTGGCAGTACGGGGAGAAGCGATATAAGAAGCGAAAAGTTCAATGAGAATTgtaataaaatggaaaaaataaaaaaatttttctgcATTCATAGAAGTAGTAACGAATGTACACCTTTATATAAACGGTTAAGTTTCTTTTCTCGTGATAATGTCAAGTTAGAACAAAGCAATAGTTGTGGGAAGTATGCACCTCCGTTTGGTCATAGTGTAAGGAGCGATTCATCTAGTGTGCATAACATAAATTCAACAAATGATGGTAGAAAAACGCACGATAATATTAACGCACAAGGTATGAGAATAGAAAAAGATAcaggaaaaattattagaaaaacAAGTGGTAAGACAGACGTCAAAAAGAGTGAAGACAAAAGTAATGATGCGAAAAAAAGTAGAGGTGAATACTTTTCAAAACATGGCAAAATTGATAAAAcgatattttcaaaaaataaagagaataGTACGAATACAACTACTAGTGCAAACAACACAAATAGTGCAAACAACACACATAGTGCTAACAATGTAAATAACTTTGTCGAAAATTTTGAAGATAACATTTTACCCCAAATAATATGTGGTACATCTGCGGGGAGTATAATTGCAGCCTGGATATGCTCAAGAACGAACAGTGAGTTATTAGAAGAGTTTAATATGgaatttatttacaatattGTTTCATGTTTTTCCTCTGAAAATTggttttattccttttttaatatttataaaaaaggaaatttttatgatattgataaaattattaaaattgtttataatttatatggtgatattacttttttagaagcatttataaaaacaaatttagtGTTAAATATTACGGTTACCCGAGCAGAATCTGGGAGTACCAACTTTTCATGTGATGAGGATGGTCATATAGTactaaattatatgaattctcccaatgttttaatttatactGCTGTTTTGGCTAGCTGCtcttttccttatttattaCAGCCTTTTAAATtgttggaaaaaaaatataacaatgaAAATGTTTACCGGTTTATGTCTATTAAGCAGGTGTATAATACCAAACTTATAATGAACAGTAACGATCAAATAGATCATGGAATAGACTTGCAGAGTCAGGAAGATGGATTTCTAGGCAAGGAGGAGGAAAATGAGAAggaaaaaagtgaaaaggGGAACGAcgaaaaacataataaaagtCCAAGGTGCACGCAAAATGAGGGAAAAAACGAAACAGCAAATTTGGATgtactaaaatataaatgtaggAATAAATGCGACAAGTTAGAAAATAGCAATTTTAAGCAAACTGGTGAAAATAAACATTCATCTTGCACAACAAAGGATGTGAATGTGAAGGAGGAAGATACTTTGAGTAAAAAGATTTCAGTGAAAACTGTTATTGGAAATGCTTTCAACagattaaataaagaatatttatttaataataatgaagaaaaaaaaataagggcACAGAATGACGAAAAGGAGGattgtaaaaatgaagaaaatataaaaaaacaaaaaaaaataaaagaaaacaatgataatgataatcaTAATGATAATcataatgatgatgataatgataGTGGTACTTTTTCTGAACAAAAAGTTATGAAcagttcagaaaaaaaaaattttcaaatttatgGTAGCTCAAAATtgcaaattaataattttaaaataggGAAGATAAAAGAGGATGAAAAGAGCGTaacaaatgaaatatataaaaaagaaaaaataaataaatatgtaaattttaacgaatataaaaaagtaaatttacTAGATGAAGAATATACTATAATAAATAGTGTGCAATTTAAAAACATGTATTTTCATGATGGCTCGTTAAAGAGTGATATACCTGCACACAATTTAAACCAAATTTTATCagtgaaatataaaattgtttCTCAAGTAAATCCTCATGTATTTCCATTTACTGGGATAAGAGTACATGGGGAAGCAGGGAAACCTGTGAAATGTTGGGGAAATTCAGGCCACTGGAGAGCAGGTTTTTTGATGTCGTCAatggaaatattatttaaagaaaatattagatatattttgAGGCTAATGGCCTTACTGGACTTATCTCCAACGATAAGGGGAATGAATGCCGGTTCGATTGCCATGCAGGTACGTGCGcaaaaaggaggaaaaataagaaatgcgaaaaatgaaaataatgagaaatgctatttttttatgtaataattttacgAATTGCTCACCGTGTAAcgaatattttgaaatgttcccatgcacatacatacatatgcttacatgtatgtacatatgtgtacacgTACCTATGCAAATGTTTACACTCACACTACTATGCTTATCtatacacatacgtatgtacgcTTCTTTCCTTCCCCCCTCCCGTCTGTCGTAGAATTACAAAGGAGACGTAACACTACACCCAAAACGGTTATACTtgaaacattttaaattaattagtgTGTCGAAATATGATGATGTGGAATGGTATACACAGGAAGGAAGACAAATGACTTTTCAAAAATTGCCTCTAATTTTGAACAGAatgaaaattgaaaaaaagcTAGTAAAGATGAAAAAGTTCTTCAAGTGATAATAACTCTGTTTTTATTAACCTTTTACCAAACAAGTCATtcgtaatattataaaattaaaaaaaaaatatatatatatatatatatcagtaGTTAAACTATAAATGTGCATGTCTACCTTTAccactttttttaatatttctctCATATGTATGTCAATCTGttgatatatacatatcatTGGTGAACAATtcaagatttttttttttttttttgttctatacgtattgtatatatatatatatatatatatatatatataaacatgctTGTGTACATACgcacgtatatatgtgtgcatgcGCTTGTGCATGAGTTTATCCCTACATTTTTATcgaattaacaaaaaaaattttaagcaAGTTGGCAGTGTATttaatttgcatatatatgagtatatatgtgtgtatttatgtacttgtatgtacatacattttattttcaactGCCCACATTTTTAGTTTACCATTTCTTTCCAAATCattgatattttattttatgcctcttatcattttatcttttatttacttctttttcaCCTCAATTATAGCATTTTAAtgaacataattttaatacaatACAATTGTGTGTATTCACCCTTTATGTCATTATTTATTGCACAGGAGTATGCGTCATATGTAGTTattagtttattttatattatttattatattttattttatttatttaacttttatttttttatcattttgtttttcctttttttattcagtTGTggtcatataaaaaaaaaaaaaaagaagtgtcttacctttttttttttttttttttttttttttttttttttttttttttattcttccaCCTTTTCTTTGTTTAGTATTACGCTGCTTATCAATTTAACATATGCCACATGCAAATATTTTCTCCTACTTTTAAATTCAAATGTATAAACTTATTTGCTTGTATCTTTATCCTACTTcgagcatatatatacatacatatatatatatatacatatatatataaatgcatgtacatatatacacatacatttacattGTAACAGAGCAATACAGCGGCTGTTTAGAGTAAAATTGGAAGGacataacttttttaatatcaaaattaaaaatatctttttatttctaaatcAATCATTTGTCAATATGCAGTTGTACCGTAAGGTATGCAGGAGATGGTAGCAGGAATATtgagagaagaaaaaaaaaatgaggatAAAATTACGCAAAATTGActcaaaaatgaaatagaaatattttaaaaaaagagagataAAACTTCtcagaaatatttaaacaaatagAGGTATAAcatcttaaaaaattaaaaaaaaaaaaaaaaagaatgcttaaaaatttcaaaccaaaaaaaaaaatgcgcaTTACAACTCCCTTCAAATCCAAGAAAAAGAAGGCGTAAAgaatgtataattaaaaagatgATCATACAACGCGCATAAATTGTGGGATAATTATCCATTTactgcatatatacacattttagtttaaaatatacagaaaaaaaaaaaaaaaaagggaagggataaagtgaaaaaaatgcatatacaGCCTGTGAACGCCcacgatatatatatatatatatatgtatatgcacttCATTTAGACACAATAGATTATCtacaaatatatagtatatgtatatatgcagaGCTTATAGATAGCTTATATACTGGCAAATGTCATCCAAGGAAACTTTGAGAAAATACTTTTGTCTTACTTTAATGTACGCATGAGTTGCCTTCACTTTCTTCAGCTCGACTGTCTCTGCATATAGAGGTATATTTTTCTCTggatgttttatatttttgctcACCATTTTACACTTTAcgcaattattatttatgtatgtttcTAAGTACTTGGACTTCACTTCACTCATTTGAAACGGATCTTGTATTTCATTTCctgcatttttttctatgCTCCTACTGTCTTTgcttaaatttattttgctttttaaaTGGTCAAGAAATATATCCCAGAAGTGTCTATCGTCGTCTTCTTTACACTTTTTCGACTCTTTGCAGCCTTTCCGCTCTTCCcatttttgccttttttttttttttttaaaaattcttttatcttttccttaataatatttttataacgaATGACATATTTGCAATTTCGAAAAAGCAACAAGCCGTAGTAGTACTTGTGCCTCGTCCTTTGCTCATTCTTATTTTCCTCCTCCATTTCCATCTGCATctcgctttttttttttttttttttttcttcttcttctgtATACTATTATTCCCTTTCTTTTGTAAAACGCGTGTGATTTTAAATTAATCTTTACGACTAGTCCCTCAAAGAAGTTGTTACTATTGTCTGTGTATTCTTCCTTTTCCACAGAATCACTTGTCTCCTTATTATATTTGTCACTGcttgctatttttttcttcttgttTTTATGATCTCTTTCTGTTAATTGGTACTTACTATGAAAGATGGTTTTCCCTTCAAtgcatttgttttttcttcgtCGTTTGGTTTCCTTCTCGTCTTGTTCGGAGTCATCATTACTTCTTTGATTAGGACGATTATTATCCCTACCACTTTCATCGTTTCTGCTTTGACTGCGGTGGTCATCCTTCCTGCTACTCTCCTCCTCCCCCTGTATCCTCTTCATATTTT encodes:
- a CDS encoding patatin-like phospholipase is translated as MCGKKTKYNNNNNSSSNNNNNNNNSSNNSNNNNSSSSNNNNNNNNSSSNNNNNNSSSNNNNNNSSSNNNNNRNNSNNSNNNRNNSINSNNKKKKKKNRKNKEYLDSLKKQRKKKKRRFNYENFSAHYFLKLPIFIILMIYIDLRRCITRKRSTRGKSGPKQTGRRSRKRVNYLRSKIDENGKEEGEMEADIDADVQEEFEEVDEEVEEEVEVEVDTEEEYHEKSESIYKIDRLMRTCNSYSDYVKYAYQMDILTGKTIHINENYDYINIYDVNLLKKISQSIKKNLLNNDVLLLVEDIKIATSPRIKGIFQEKYYCKTYSTPHIIVTDFINNIMIGLNYIENYVKEKKEKNNNYLYCDEYLLIKKYFEDIFRQWGNTALFLSGGAILGLHHFGVLEVFLKSSINIDYFNDFTKGVLKEKRNNTTNENNKKSSNSTGTGSSCYCSSRKNAGSKSNQGKHTREKGSKINDKKSKLYMRKMHSKKCEMKSSGCAGSTGRSDIRSEKFNENCNKMEKIKKFFCIHRSSNECTPLYKRLSFFSRDNVKLEQSNSCGKYAPPFGHSVRSDSSSVHNINSTNDGRKTHDNINAQGMRIEKDTGKIIRKTSGKTDVKKSEDKSNDAKKSRGEYFSKHGKIDKTIFSKNKENSTNTTTSANNTNSANNTHSANNVNNFVENFEDNILPQIICGTSAGSIIAAWICSRTNSELLEEFNMEFIYNIVSCFSSENWFYSFFNIYKKGNFYDIDKIIKIVYNLYGDITFLEAFIKTNLVLNITVTRAESGSTNFSCDEDGHIVLNYMNSPNVLIYTAVLASCSFPYLLQPFKLLEKKYNNENVYRFMSIKQVYNTKLIMNSNDQIDHGIDLQSQEDGFLGKEEENEKEKSEKGNDEKHNKSPRCTQNEGKNETANLDVLKYKCRNKCDKLENSNFKQTGENKHSSCTTKDVNVKEEDTLSKKISVKTVIGNAFNRLNKEYLFNNNEEKKIRAQNDEKEDCKNEENIKKQKKIKENNDNDNHNDNHNDDDNDSGTFSEQKVMNSSEKKNFQIYGSSKLQINNFKIGKIKEDEKSVTNEIYKKEKINKYVNFNEYKKVNLLDEEYTIINSVQFKNMYFHDGSLKSDIPAHNLNQILSVKYKIVSQVNPHVFPFTGIRVHGEAGKPVKCWGNSGHWRAGFLMSSMEILFKENIRYILRLMALLDLSPTIRGMNAGSIAMQNYKGDVTLHPKRLYLKHFKLISVSKYDDVEWYTQEGRQMTFQKLPLILNRMKIEKKLVKMKKFFK